From a single Natronorubrum tibetense GA33 genomic region:
- a CDS encoding universal stress protein, translated as MYDCILVPTDGSPEVERALEHAFDLAQAHHATVRAIYVVSVAGYGGLPMETPLDGIAGALREEGEAAVERVEELAPTDVEVETRVLEGSPSRVIVEHAQPDECDLVVMGTHGRGGIDRLLLGSVTERVVRHAPIPVLTVRVDSSEPGERADEKQLAAE; from the coding sequence ATGTACGACTGCATCCTCGTCCCGACCGACGGGTCGCCGGAGGTCGAACGCGCCCTCGAGCACGCGTTCGATCTGGCGCAGGCCCACCATGCGACGGTTCGGGCGATCTACGTCGTCAGCGTGGCCGGCTACGGCGGCCTGCCCATGGAAACGCCGCTGGACGGGATCGCCGGTGCGCTTCGCGAGGAGGGCGAGGCGGCCGTCGAGCGGGTCGAAGAACTCGCGCCGACCGACGTCGAGGTCGAAACGAGGGTGCTCGAGGGGTCGCCGAGTCGCGTCATCGTCGAGCACGCCCAGCCCGACGAGTGCGACCTCGTCGTCATGGGAACCCACGGCCGCGGTGGCATCGATCGACTCTTACTCGGCAGCGTCACGGAACGCGTCGTTCGACACGCGCCGATTCCGGTGTTGACCGTCCGGGTCGATTCGTCGGAACCGGGGGAACGGGCGGACGAAAAACAGCTCGCCGCCGAGTGA
- a CDS encoding amidohydrolase family protein, translating into MERTGTILRGRDFEPVEGRIVIGDDGRIEAIEEASVGSSDIICPAFVNAHTHIGDSIAKEAGRGLSLEDLVAPPDGLKHRLLRQASSDELVDAMHRSLRFMQRAGTAACLEFREGDVEGVRQLEAAVEGLEIDTVAFGRGSIDAMHAGDGYGASGANDAEFGDERAATLEAGKPFGIHAGEVDASDIHPALDLEPDFLVHVVHPESDHLERIADQEVPIAVCPRSNLVTDVGLSPYSELNERTTLALGTDNVMLNSPSMFREMEFLAKLSELSADEILRMATINGAEIAGLEYGLVEPDRKARLLVLDGDSDNLTGARDPVRAVVRRAGVDDVREVVLEG; encoded by the coding sequence ATGGAACGAACGGGAACGATTCTCCGCGGCCGCGACTTCGAACCGGTGGAGGGACGAATCGTGATCGGCGACGACGGTCGGATCGAGGCCATCGAGGAAGCCTCGGTCGGCAGTTCGGATATCATCTGCCCGGCGTTCGTCAACGCCCACACGCACATCGGCGACTCGATCGCCAAGGAAGCGGGTCGCGGGCTCTCGCTCGAGGACCTGGTTGCCCCGCCGGACGGGCTGAAACACCGCTTACTTCGGCAGGCATCGAGCGACGAACTCGTCGACGCCATGCATCGATCCCTCCGGTTCATGCAGCGAGCCGGCACCGCGGCCTGTCTCGAGTTCCGCGAGGGCGACGTCGAGGGCGTCCGACAGCTCGAGGCCGCAGTGGAGGGCCTCGAGATCGACACCGTCGCCTTCGGTCGTGGCTCGATCGACGCAATGCACGCGGGCGACGGCTACGGCGCCAGCGGAGCCAACGACGCCGAGTTCGGCGACGAGCGAGCGGCGACGCTGGAGGCCGGTAAACCGTTCGGCATCCACGCGGGCGAAGTCGACGCGAGCGATATCCACCCCGCGCTGGATCTCGAGCCCGACTTTCTGGTCCACGTCGTCCACCCCGAGTCGGATCACCTCGAGCGAATCGCGGACCAAGAGGTGCCGATCGCGGTCTGTCCCCGATCGAATCTCGTGACAGATGTCGGGCTCTCGCCGTATTCGGAACTGAACGAGCGAACGACCCTCGCGCTCGGGACGGACAACGTGATGCTCAACTCGCCGTCGATGTTCCGGGAGATGGAGTTCCTCGCCAAACTCTCCGAGCTCTCGGCCGACGAAATCCTCCGGATGGCGACGATCAACGGCGCGGAAATCGCCGGACTCGAGTACGGGCTGGTCGAACCCGATCGGAAAGCGCGGCTGCTAGTTCTCGACGGCGACTCGGACAACCTCACGGGCGCCCGCGACCCCGTCCGGGCCGTGGTTCGTCGGGCCGGCGTCGACGACGTGCGCGAAGTCGTTCTCGAGGGCTGA